Genomic window (Ctenopharyngodon idella isolate HZGC_01 chromosome 20, HZGC01, whole genome shotgun sequence):
ctgtatttttgatcaaataaatgcaggcttgatgagcatatgagacttcattcaaaaacattaaaaatagtaatgaaaaaaaaatagatcGCTTCCATGTAAGTTGTAAGaactaaataaaatactatatcATTTGTGGTGTGAAACTATCTAACTAACTGCATGGTATGTGATGTACTGTAGGGATTCTTTTTGCCCCAGGATAACACCCCTTATTTTCTGGGGcttattttaaccctttattcAGTACAGTTTATAGCGACTGTACTGGGGCGTTGGACAGTATGTGATGTGCTGTATGGACTATTTTACACCAGGGTTACACCCTTTATACAACACAGCTTATGGTGACTGTACTGGGGTGCTAGGACCCGCTGGTTTCTCTAATACCTCTTCCTGCAATGACCCAGTCTCTCAGAAAAACTCCCATCCAGGTACAgaccaggctcaaccctgcttagcttcagtagGAGTGCAGGAAAAAGCTTCAGGTTGACCACTGCAGGGCTCCTCAAGCATCTTTCCAACCATAGGCCCTcttatatagaaatataaatctcaacaatggtgacatgcttcatgccacaATGTATTCTATAGCAGACTATTATTAAAGcgttagtacacccaaaaatgaatttctgtcattaattactcaccctcatgtcgttccacaaccataagaccttcgttcatcttcggaacacaaattaagatatttttgataaaatcagatggTCTCCATTgatagcaagataattaacactttcaaatgcccagaaaaatactaaagacatttttaaaacaattaatgtgagtagtggttcaaccttaatgttatgaagtgacaaggatactttttgtgggccaaaaaacaaaaacaaaataacgactttattcaacaatatctagtgatgggcaatttcaaaacactgcttcatgaagcttcgaaactttacgaatcttttgtttcgaatcgtgtaccaaactgccaaagtcacgtgaaccattgaaatttcaaaacgtttcgaaacacttatgacgtaacaaagcctcgtttactgaaatcatgtgactttagcagttcgatatacgctccgaaccactgattatgtctttagtagctttctgggcatttgaaagtgttaattaacttgctATCAATGGACGCCTctctgagccatcagattttatcaaaaatatcttaatttgtgttccgaagatgaacgaaggtcttacgggtgtggaacgtcatgagggtgagtaattaatgacagaattttcatttttgggtgaactaaccctttaatttgaaATTAACTGCATTACATCTACATGatcaagaaacaaaacaaacaaaaaaaacactctgtATAAGATTAGACCACTAGATGATGACAACCTCTTAATCAAGTTGTCAACATCACTTTTTCCCACAGCTAACACAATTTCGGCAGCAAGAGAAAAACTAACACTaaaggtatgtttacacgacaatgatgtactaacaacggaaaagttttttctttgtacagatgacaacattatCAAAAATCCCCATTCACATGAATCCGCGCAAACGATCGAGACGGAGCGTCTCCGATCtcaaatatcaaacatgtttcaCATTTACGACTCTTGATTGGGCTGCCTCTGAAGTGATACCAGCGATAGCCTATTGAGAGTGACCAAGCGTCACCTACAGGATGTTGTGTGCTTCTTTAGCTGAAACTTGGCAGCCACAAATATGCCACGAAAGTGGAGTATTGAGAAAGAAGATTAcccatattctttttttttttttctattttgtttttcactgtaaagaaGAACGTTTGATAGGAGAGCCAGCTGACAACATCAATTgtcctccatttgtttttcttctcaagtcaCGTTTGATCTTGTCTCACTGTGAAATGGTTCCTGCAATCAACTGGTTGCGGTCCGGCTGAATCATATAGTGTGTGCATTCAGAGgattataatgctaaaaattAGTTGAAACTGCCATTATGTCTATTATCTCCCacaatcttaaagggttagttcacccaaaaatgaaaattctatcattaattacttaccttcatgtcgttccacacccgtcagtcctttgttcatcttcggaacacaaattaagatatttttgatgaaatacagtggctcagtgaggcctgcattgccagcaaaacaattaacactttgaaatgcccagaaaggtactaaaggcatatttaaaacagttcacgtgattacagtggttcaactttaatgttatgaagcgacaagaatactctttgtgcaccaaaaaaacaaaatattcaacaatatctagtgatgggtaatttcaaaacaccgcttcaagaagcttcgaagctttatgaatcttttgtttcaaatcagtggtttggagcatgtatcaaactgccaaagtcacgccccccagtggtgaaccactgaaatttcgaaacacttatgacataaagaagcctcgtttactgaaatcacgtgactttggcaatttgatacgcgctccgactgatttgaaacaaaagattcggaAAGCCatagaaaatagaaataaagtcagtctggttagtaatatgtgaagctgtaatgctgtttgtggagttgttgaATCCTCCTCTGATGAgatcttttatcttcagttgatttcatctaaggctgtggctgaagtcagttgtagctcttgtgtttctgtttgtctcttttttctgttcttttctttccttcagtaattctgcttgttaacaggcttgttaatgctaagatgattctataaataatatataaagattttgtggctcagataaggtccagttctggtttatttatttgctcttggctgacatgtggctCAGATCTGGTAAACAGGAGTGGTCCGCCCAAGTTCCATCATTCCACGCCACAAGTGGCCCAGATCATCATACCATGCGTGGCAGATTTAGGCCGGCACAAAGTTGCTATCTGGAAAGTGTCATTTGGAACTCATTTatagagttatttttattaaaaatatatgttgataATGATTAAACACTTCAGTGCCCTCCAAAAGCACCATTTTAGGTAGTCTATATAAAGggatggattgtgtgtgtgtgtgtgtgtgtgtgtgtgagagagagagtctggTGGTCACTCCAATACTacaatgatataaataatttaattaataatgccTACTCTTTAAACCAATagacaaaaatgtttatattacagTATAGCCCCAACATAACAATAAACGTTTGTGAATCATATACGCTGGATgcgttgtgtgttttttttctggcaCAATCTAGGAGGACAACACAATAAAAAGACGTTTCTTGCCTTAATTCAGTGGTACACACTACACAGTCTTTTTATTGCATCTTATTCAACACATTGAGAACTCACATTCATAACTCAGGTAAAATATGAAGTGCAGTAAACACTGAATATATTATACGGTAGCCTTGATTTATGGGGAAATGTACTCATCTGATGTCAGGATCTAAGAGCTAAATTGCGTGTTACAGTAAATGGTGACTGTTAATACATGTAAGCAAAAGGAGAGGAATTAGAACAATTCCATTAGTGTTAATGCTTTTAGTAACAATTAAGTAGTGTGAGGTAGCCTTCAATGAATTGCCATACTTTTCTCCTAAAAGAATACTCAAACCATTTgtcattatcatcattattagaCTCATCaatataaagtcttttttttacagtaaattctGTTTACTTTAACAACCAAACAATGATATATGATCATTGCCCCAAAAACATTATTGGTCAGCTTCAGAGATCTTCAAGGTCACAGAATGTCTTTCTGAGTCTTAAAGCTTCTAAAAGGGTTTATTCTAGCCGTAAAAGTGCTCAAGATTTGTGGCCTGAAGGAAAAGCATTGTTAAAGATGGTTCAGGTATGTAATGGCCAGTCTCTCAGAGGAATTATAAAAATCATCACGCTGCATTGAACACAGAACCAATCTTCAGATCCTTAATGCAGCGCAGAAGGTGAAAATAGGGTCAAACACACATCCTATAGTATTTTTGGAGGTTTAAACATtacatcttttcatttttttgtccaaaggtcttaataacaataaaaaaacaaaacaaagatatgacatccaaagtatgtaaggtagtaaaACTAGATCtgttttattgaatttaaaaggttttaattatattttgcttaagattttgcttattttaactgtccaaaggccaatacagtcatttaatttgtgattaaaatatcttagaATGTAATAAacgtatatatttttattctggcatgattatagtggaaaatggtattaaaattatgtgtagaagtcattgctttgttatgagaaagaatgtccggaaaataAATTTCATGAATTTACGCTCTAAaatatggaaaatgttgtaatattttaaaaacttgtactaaatataaaatgtttgattgtccttttgttagctagctagatatcagcctgttagcattgtttgaaaatatcgtcatttggtataaccaaaagtgtcattcggtaaaaccgaaattttggttaagccgaattgacattttttctgaaaaatgacaaaagcagtgttaattgattataaaaatcacataatctcattgttaacacttaataaaacttcaaaattaattatatctccattatgtttttttatacttttaaaaaccttattcgtcaatgacccacatGCTTTTTCTGcttgaataaatacattttagtgcttttttcagtgattctatacaaaaaagaaatgcaatattacatttaaaaaagccCCTGACATAATGTTGTTTGTACTCAAACATTGACAGAGCATATAGAGAGATACTGAGCTTGGGAAATACTCTCATTATTGAGAAAATAAAGTTGTCATACATTTTACCATGTTTCCTAGTGAGGaaaactcttaaaaattaaACTGAGGGGTACTGGGGGCAGAAGTTGGAACAAGGGCATGCTCTGATCATTTTTTCTATTCTCTTTATACTGTCCGTGAAAAGGTTTAATTTTCATAAGTACCCTCCCCCGGAGACAGCCCTTGTTTACAGGAGTTATAAATCTCTAACGCACAAAGGCACATTTTATTAAGATACACTAGGGATTTCTGAGGACTTATACatagagatgagagagagaaatggggAGAACATTtgagaaacaaaacaatgaaagaCAATGTGAAATAGCAGTttgtaatgtattaataaaagcAATAACAGAGAACTGTTATAAGAGACGTGTGTACACATTTTGTTGGAGAATATGTCAAAAGTTTAATATAATAGCAGTAATCTAAGAATTGTAATTTTATCTGAAACCACTTTTCCCATGTGCCTCTTAATGACTTTGATTAGAGTTTAGTGCCCTCTACTGATCAAAATCaggttttctttctttaaaaatagtCCCAAACCAGGGGCCTCGTTTATAAAGCCTGCATATTTgaggcctcatttataaaatgttgcgcagaaaccatcctaaatttgatcttacgaacAATAATTTCTCAGATGTTCGTTatgtgtgattcatagaatgaacgtacacacagaaaacgagcgtacgcctctctttcagatgtgaaatctataaatagcaaatgatcttgaacttgcgcgcagctgaatggtttcagttctccgcATTGTAAACGACatctaattaatgtcatttacatataaaagatcaacagccatcgtccaaatccttggtgagctgcaagaatagcttagatttccaaaaacctgcagtaatctgaccagGAAAAGTGCGTAGCctacgtctgctcagaccctgacgtggcgctaagcacttttccatgtcaaagaccgtttttataaatatgatcgctggcgtggatttaagcgtacgcacactcgaagatcaaatctgtgcgtacgcacgctttataaatgaggcccgagtgtgcgtacgcttaaatccacgccaacgctcatatttataaaaaacgaTTGgatgtggaaaagtgcttagagccacgtcagggtctgagcagacgtacgcacttttccttgtcattttactgcaggtttttggaaatctaagctattcttgcagctcgccattccaaattaaaggatttggacgatgaatggtgatcattaatatgtagatgacattaattaggtgtcgtttacaacgcggagaactgaaaccattcagctgcgcgcaagttcaagatcatttgcgatttatagatttcacatctgaaagagaggcgtacgctcgttttctgtgtgtacgttcattctatgaatcacacgtacgcacatctgaaaaatgatcgtaagatcaaatttaggacggtttctgcgcaacattttataaatgattcCCCAGGGCTGCAAAAGTTATAATTAGTTATACTTAGTTATAAGTTCACTGGGTACTATTTTACCcaattaaaagtatttttccaaAGGATAAACTTATTTGTAAATACAGGAGATTTTCACATAGTAACTTTGTAGCACAAACTTTAAAAAGCAAGCTGTTTACTCACTCAAATGAATTTTACATTGTCAAATTGATACACTAAAAagtaaaggttccaaaagagagtttttgcagtgatgccatagaagaaccatttttggttccccaagaacattcagtgaacagttcttaaaagaaccttttttttttctttagtgtgaagaatatattaaataatcttTATAAAAACCCTCTATAaataaccttttgtgcaatggaaatgcTGGagaaaatttttttaataaaagatttAATCCATTATGAAATGTGTACTTTAAAGGTCTATATGAAATTGCATTGAAAATTTCCCCTTGATACAAAGTATTCAGTTTTAATAGTATATTTCCTCCCTATATTGTAGTTACTGTATACTCTGTTttacaaaacaattttaaagttttaagatCTCAGTTTTTAATGTACTGAATTTTCAATTAATGTGATTAGGCTACTGGTAACTTTATTATGATTCCCTTACTTCTTGATCCCAAGCTCCGCGGCAGTAATTCCAGTGATGTTTCTACCCTTCATGTGTTCAGGTGTTTGACAAGTGATTTTATCATGATGAAAAAGTCTTTTTTCATTCATATGCAACCAGTGCCATAGATATGCCAAACTAGAGTTGCAGTGCCATGGATTACCAGACAACACAGCATACAAAAGTCCATCCAAAATACCTGGAGTCAAGCTTTGCAGATAGTTGTTTCTGAGGTCAAGGAAAACAAGCTCATCCTGCTTAAGGAAGAGTCCAGCAGGGAGGCTCGCCAAACAATTGCCACTCAAGAACATCTGCCGGAGGTTTGGGTTACCACTGAAGGCTGATGGATCTAAGGACTTCAGTCTGTTGTTTTCCAGGTACAAAGCCTCAAGCTTGGACAGAGAGGTAAGAGCTCCAGGAGTCAGCTCCTCCAGCTGGTTATTTTTGAAGTCTAAGCTCTCAAGATTATTGAGTCTTTGCAGGAAGGCCACAGGTAACTGGGTGAATCTGTTAGATGACAAGTCCAACCTCAGGAGGGAGCTGTTTACAGGCAGACAGTCAGCATCTAGCTCGTAGAGCAGGTTATCTGAGAGTGTGAGCTCCACAAGAGGAGAATGATGAAACACTCGCGACGATAAAGATGTCAGTTTGTTACCTATGGGTAGGAGCATATTATTAGGCATACGTGTAAAAACCATGGTATATATAATCACGAACAAGAGTGCTGTTGTTCCGACTGCGGCTTCGTGAGTGAAGAAGTGTCGGAACATGTTCAATTCAACATCACAATTGCGAATGTCAAATTGCGTTTGCACAACAGTTCGAGAAGTAACCTTTCAGACAAAATATCGCCATTGTCCATTTTTGCTCCCCAACGTTAAAGGTTTTAAACAAAGTCCAAGCCAAATCTACCTTAGCGCGTCTCTGAGCAAAACACGTCATTGGTGtttcattacaaaataaatgtggttttaaattaattgtttgaatgattttttaatcaaaaagtTAATTGTTTCCTTCCTGAATGATTCCTTGTTTTATCCGttggaaaattcaaaattattcaagtcatttttttcattccaaTGTCAGCgatttgaacgaatcgtttgagAAAATGAATCAATGACTCATTTGCTTTCCTAGCGTTTTAGAACCAATTGGTagaaatgattcaatgactcacgtTTCTTTCCTTTTTAAACAAATCGTTTGACTCGAGTAAATTTAACGATGTAAATTCAATGAATTTGAAATATAGGATACTACCAATTTTACTCTTACCATTTCATAAGTAGTATGTTATCCTTTTCCAAATTCAGCCAAATACACCTTGCTTCGCTACTGAATAAATCtgtggttttgaatgaatcattcaaaaaaaCTCAGTTGTTTAGCTTTAGATAATCATGTTTTTGAACTCAAAGACAAtaacttgtcgccacctaccgGTGTAAAGATGTAACTGAAGAAAGAGTCCCCACTATTAATGAAAAGTCCCCACTAatgcacagacagaatgacagtcTCTATGGAATGCGCAAACACAGAAACCAATTAAATTTGAGGACCATAACTTATATTAGTTATGTAAACACACATATTACCTGTAAGGTCAAGGATGTGAAGATTTGACAGGCCCTTAAGCAGGTCTGCAGGTAATGTACGCAGCTGGTTTCTGATCAGACTGAGCTGCCTCAGTTGGGAGAAGATCTTCAGGTCATCAGAGGTTATGGAGCTTAAATTGCTAAAGCGGACATTGAGGTCTGTAGTGTTACCCGGGAAATCCTTACTGGGTAACTGCGTAAAGTTAGCATAAAGACAAATGACTCTGACCTCATCGGATCTTAAGACACGTCTGCATTTTCCTTGGTGCGAAACACCACCACCAGCAACAAAGCAGCTCAGTACCCCTGCAACTGTTAGAAAATAATAGCTGTTCATATCGATGACAAGACGCAGCAGAAATAAGAATATCCTGGTAGAAACCTCAGGGTCTCAGTCTTGAACTTATGTCATGTAGATCTGATTCTGCTTTTATAACCTGAATCACATATTACATTTGTCAACATGCAAATAAGGATTTTCCAGGTCAAACTCTTGTGCAACCATGGACTTTCATTAATCAATTCTTGTGAATCATTTACAACAATACAAAGCATGCTTTTTAACCCTTAATAAATGACAACAACGGCAACATATctgatattaatatttcatgttagTTTTTTACAGTGCCGCAGTAAAAAAGCTTAAGTTACCTGTATAAATATTGCAATCTACTGTATAATTGCTTTAACTTCTTATGAATAAGTAATGACGATTATGCTAAATGAAGACATTAATGCAACCTTTATCTTCAACTTTCAACATTTCTGTGGGGACATGCACAGCCTAGTCCACTCCAGAAATGATGTCTGCATAATTTTGTATCCTAGAAACATTGTATGTTTTACAGTTCTATATAAATGTTACAGATGAGTTTGGATCATCACACATAGGGAGTCAGAGGTTTTCCATCAAATAAAGcttttttattaacaatttCTTAATAGTTTGTCAGTGGCaacatgacaaaataaaatacagaaaatgtttGGACCAGAGGTCATCATGTTCCACCATGCATACAGTTGTTGTCTCTAATTTTTGTCACagcatttaataaaatgtgCTACAAATTGCATGTTTGCATCAAGTCTTCAATAATGCATATATTTTGAGCAGATAGTTCTGACAATAAGTAACGCTCCTTGAAAAGCAGTGTTCTTTGATATAATGCATGATAAAAAATATAATCTGTGCCACTAAATAGGcctgttttttttctaacaaaaatAGATATAATACTTGAGTATATAAATTCAGATGATCATATAATTGCAGAGCCTAAGCACATATTCtgtttcaaacacacacacacaggcaaacAGACACTCACTGACAACCTTGTAAGGAGATAAAAATAACCtatgaaatttaaaatgcttGTACTTGAACTGTATAATCTATGAAGACATAAAACACACTTAAAATTGAAACTACATTTATGGCTTGCATTGTATAAAATATTAGATCTCCCCAGTCATTTATACTTGTGGAGTTTGGCACTTGGAAGCCCTGCGATTTGCCAAAATGAACACTATGACATTCTCTGCTTTCATAGTTCCCAGACTGATCATCATCTATCCGGCCTTCACCAAGGTTAGCTGAAATtaagagagaggagagagagagatcactgAGTTAAAAAATCCAAACATCAAATATGGCGCACATAATTCATCCCATATTCTATTCAACCACAAGCAACATCACCACAACACCATCCGTTTTCAGATCCACCTCGTTCAAAGAAAGCAAGATGTTTTTAATTCAGCCAAACATGTCCACACAAACATGCCCACTCATATAAGTGCTTCAAACACAAAAACTTGGCCTCACTATAGTCCCTCAAAGGGGAACAAAACACACTATTAATaccatacttaaaaaaaaacaaaaaaaacaaacaaacacgcaGACACAAATACATGCTAAAGCATCACTGTGGTTACCCCACAAAGTCAACTCCTCAGAAGTCTAATACATCGTCATCATCCATTTCAACATCAAAAGACCAACCCAAGTCCTTCAGGCCCAACTCAAGAAATCTGGAACAAAGAGGAGTCATTCGGCCTCATAACAATGTCATTGAAGAAGtcaacgtaaaaaaaaaaaattatggccACCCATGTTTAACTGGAAGTATACAGTTTTTTAAGTGTGCTTTCTTTAAGCGCCAAAAGATGTGGGAGTGCTCTTCATTTAcagataattttaaaaataaaatcaaatttgacCATGGCAGATATTCATCAAGatattatgtctttttttttttttttttttcttactggaAAATTAATAAGATACTGGCCTGGGTTGAAGAAGACACAGCTCAGTATTAGATACCAATATTATTGAATTAAAAGAGAGAATGCATTGTtagtgggtgttttttttttttttttttaatgtgttgacACTCAAGCAAAGAGGATTTCTGTTTCAGATGCATATAGAGAAGAGTACAGACAGTCAAACATCGCCTTCAGGGTTTAGAGCTGCACAGGCAAACACAAAACCTGGTCAATAAGCAGTGATGCAGTGTACTTACTGTCCATACATATGCACAAGTGGGGAAGGTGAAATGTCAAAGGTGAACAGGTCAGTGAAGAATGATACGGAGCATGGGGCCAGGGCTATAAAAGGTTAGCAGTATAATGTAAGCAATTGAGAACCTGCACAACTTCGTAGCCATGTCTCACTTGTTGAACCAGGTTGAACCATATAACAGCTTGTTGAACTTGTTGAACCATATAACAGCACCTTGATTAAAGAtgtagtacacccaaaaatgaaaatgctgccattatttactcactctcttTATGTTCCAAACTGGTATGTTATTTGTCCCCATTGTAACAAATAGAGAACTTTAAAGAATTTTACACTGCTTCGTTCCAAAGTGACCACAACTGCCAAGctctaaaggcctgttcacacaaaGAACGATAATTATAAAGATagcaataactatattagcatccactcCAGCGCTCTCAATACCTTTAcagttcatcagctggaaaaaatcctGCTGAAACTTATTCCTATGATATTGTGTTTCTGTGCTGTTCTCATTATAGTTGTGTATGGagtctgctattcttttatatttagaactttTTAGAacaatatctttattgttatcattatagttatcgtctttggtgtgaacgggccttaaaaatggaaaaaacaccATAATTATTGTAAGTAGTCTATAcaagttcatttttgggtgaatttttCCTTTAATTTTGCAAATGCTAGTGTCTAAAGTGACTGACGGATAAGAAACTATACAAATAAGGAGCAACATCATTagaattttcacattttaaaaagttgagcAGAAGAGTTCAAGCTAATACAGAAGTGTAAGTAGGAAACAGTAAAGCAGATTTTTAAAGTGCCTTTTAAACAGTAAAGCAGATTATAGAAAGTGCCTTTGTATAATTGGTTATGAATTATGCATTCaaatgttcatggatgagctgtcaaagaatgataaaaaaaaaaaaaaaaaagactcttcAGACAAAATTGTTGGCATGAGTTTGGCCCCctacattatataatattaatatatagagAATTCTTCCAGAACATTCAAGAACtgtgtgttttttaataaaaacaatagttaTTGAAGAGAAAGAAGGAAATATAGATATAGAACAgcttcatttgttttccattttctATTTAAGCAAGttagatcattaaaattaatagaaaatattaattatcatttttaaaaatcataataatatattatttttatatacatttttaagtctTCCTGCAGCCCCCTGTTTAAGAACTATGGCTTTAGATAAATCCCCATGTTATAACCTCAAACAATAGTGTATCGCCATATAACCTAACTCTGCCTCAAGCTCCTTTGTTTGAACCTGTCAAGTGGTTCTCACCTGGTCTTGGTGGAGGGCTGCTGTCTGGTGGAATGCACTTTGACGGCTCCTCTGTGTGAAAGCCTGGGAGATGAATGTGATGACAGATGAGGAGAGGGCAGAGGGGACAGGCTAGTTGATGATGCATCAGAGGAGGGAGAGGCTATAGCTATGCTTGAGGAGTGGGCTATAGGTTTACGTGGGACCCGCTTGAGTAATCGGCTGACCCATTTCTTCTGGTCTTCTGTGGAGTTGGCCAGCAGCAGTAGCTCTTTCGCAGTGGACATATCATAGTTcactggagagaaaaaaaaaaggccaaacAAAACAGGTTAGTTTCAACCCAAAGTACACAGTGGGGATGTTCAAAACTTCACGTTTAAATAAACTttcaacaaaattattaagcagcacaattgttttcaacattgacaataatatgaaatgattcttgagcaccaaatcagcatatttaaaTGACTTTTGAAGGATCAggcgacactgaagactggagtaatgcctgctgaaaattgtgttttgccatcacaggaataaattacattttaaaacatattcaaagagaaaacaagttattttaaattgtagtgaATTTCAATTAAAACTGTAGTAAATATgagtttttgctgtatttttgattaaataaatgcagccttggtgagcataagagaattctttcaaaaacataaaaaaaaatcttactgatcccaaactagTGTAAAACTAgataaatacatacaaattataataataaaataaataataattaaaatattaaattttttattatattattaaaaaattatgaaaacaaataatttaatttcatttttatttatttatttaataaatgtcaataattatatatatatatatatatatatatatatatatatatatatatatatatatatatatatatatatatatatatatataagctaccat
Coding sequences:
- the LOC127502805 gene encoding leucine-rich alpha-2-glycoprotein-like, giving the protein MNSYYFLTVAGVLSCFVAGGGVSHQGKCRRVLRSDEVRVICLYANFTQLPSKDFPGNTTDLNVRFSNLSSITSDDLKIFSQLRQLSLIRNQLRTLPADLLKGLSNLHILDLTGNKLTSLSSRVFHHSPLVELTLSDNLLYELDADCLPVNSSLLRLDLSSNRFTQLPVAFLQRLNNLESLDFKNNQLEELTPGALTSLSKLEALYLENNRLKSLDPSAFSGNPNLRQMFLSGNCLASLPAGLFLKQDELVFLDLRNNYLQSLTPGILDGLLYAVLSGNPWHCNSSLAYLWHWLHMNEKRLFHHDKITCQTPEHMKGRNITGITAAELGIKK